The following is a genomic window from Verrucomicrobiota bacterium.
CGGCGGCCGCCTATCTCAAGGCGCTCGACCAAGATGCCAACTATGCCGACGCGCTGCACGCCTTGGCGATGACCTACTCCCATCAGGAAAAGTTCGACCAGGCGATCGAGGTCGGCAAGCGGCTCATCGAAGCGGCGCCGGACGATGAGTTGGCGTACACCAGCCTGTCGATCTTCTACCAGAAAAAGGGCCTCATCGCCGAGGCCGAAGCGATCGCCGCCAAGGCGCGCACCCTGGGCTGGAAGCGCCAACTGGGCGAGA
Proteins encoded in this region:
- a CDS encoding tetratricopeptide repeat protein produces the protein AAAYLKALDQDANYADALHALAMTYSHQEKFDQAIEVGKRLIEAAPDDELAYTSLSIFYQKKGLIAEAEAIAAKARTLGWKRQLGEKKEPDKS